In Quercus robur chromosome 10, dhQueRobu3.1, whole genome shotgun sequence, a genomic segment contains:
- the LOC126701634 gene encoding uncharacterized protein LOC126701634, with product MEGNNTYGASWADQWDYSNPDPIPNAADTKKNGGTSAKYKQKVGEGLGKTKAVASTGMKKVKEGTTLGFHWIKDKYQKTTQKNKQSSNY from the coding sequence ATGGAAGGAAACAACACTTACGGTGCATCATGGGCTGATCAGTGGGACTACAGCAACCCAGACCCTATTCCTAACGCTgcagacacaaagaaaaatggAGGTACTTCTGCAAAATACAAGCAAAAGGTTGGTGAAGGGCTTGGAAAGACCAAAGCTGTGGCTTCAACTGGCATGAAGAAGGTGAAGGAAGGGACTACCTTGGGCTTTCACTGGATCAAGGACAAGTATCAGAAGACTACCCAGAAGAATAAACAGTCCTCTAATTATTAG